In a genomic window of Saccharothrix sp. HUAS TT1:
- the dnaE gene encoding DNA polymerase III subunit alpha — MADSFVHLHVHTEYSMLDGAAKLKDMFAECERMGMPAAAITDHGNMYGAYDFYKQATAAGVKPVIGIEAYLAPESRFNKKRVLWGDPGQKSDDVSASGAYTHQTIWARNNEGLHNLMKMSSRASTEGQLGKWPRMDVDLIAEHSAGLMATTGCPSGEVQTRLRLGHEKEALEAAAKYRDIYGADNFFVELMDHGIEIESRVRGGLVDIARKLSIPFVVTNDSHYTYAEDRDAHAALLCVQTGKTLQDPTRFKFDGTGYHLKSPDEMRAIDSSDAWQEGCRNTLLVAEKVDTTGMFTFQNLMPRYPTPGGQSEAEYFREEVWAGMRRRFPDGVDEVHEKQVEFEIDVILQMGFPSYFLVVADFINWAKANGIRVGPGRGSAAGALIAYAMGITDLDPLAHGLIFERFLNPDRVSPPDIDIDFDERRRGDVIRYVTEKWGVDKVAQVITFGTIKAKAAIKDSARVLYGQPGYAVADRISKAMPPAVMGKDIPLAGVFDPAHKRYSEAAEVRALYETDPQVKEIIDTGRGLEGLIRNAGVHACAVIMSAEPLTDHIPVWMRPQDGSIITQFDYPTCETLGLLKMDFLGLSNLTTIDDALKNIALNGKGDVDIATVPLDDRKTYELLGRGDTLGVFQLDGGALRDLLRLMRPDNFEDVSAVIALYRPGPMGANSHTNYALRKNKQQEIVPIHEELREPLAEILDTTYGLIVYQEQVMAIARKVAGYSLAQADLLRRAMGKKKKEILDKEYEGFEAGMIANGYSPEAIKTLWDILVPFADYAFNKAHSAAYGLIAYWTAYLKANYPGEYMAALLTTNSDNKDKSAVYLAECRRMGITVLPPDVNESEREFVAVGDDIRFGLGAIRNVGANVVDAIIKTRKEKGKFSDFSDFLRKVDVQACNKKVVESLIKAGAFDSLGHPRKGLHMVHVEAVDAIMLTKKEEARGQFDLFGDGGGDGDGASVFDVKIPEEHWESKHQLTLEREMLGLYVSGHPLNGVEQVLSSYSDTTIPRILEGDVPDGTQVTLGGILASVTRRVNKNGEPWASAQLEDLAGGIEVLFFPKSYTVHGMSVAEDAIVLVKARVAKREDRISLIANDLVVPDLSELGAQALKLKVSAARCDPKLVTSLKEVLSAHPGTTEVHLNLIINSSRNTLLKLDDALRVTPTPSLMGDLKALLGPGCLG, encoded by the coding sequence GTCCGACGACGTCTCGGCCAGCGGCGCTTACACGCACCAGACGATCTGGGCCCGGAACAACGAGGGCCTGCACAACCTGATGAAGATGTCGAGCCGGGCCTCCACCGAGGGCCAGCTCGGCAAGTGGCCCCGGATGGACGTCGACCTGATCGCCGAGCACTCGGCCGGGCTGATGGCGACCACCGGCTGCCCGTCCGGCGAGGTGCAGACCAGGCTGCGCCTGGGCCACGAGAAGGAGGCCCTGGAGGCCGCCGCGAAGTACCGCGACATCTACGGCGCGGACAACTTCTTCGTCGAGCTGATGGACCACGGCATCGAGATCGAGAGCCGGGTCCGCGGCGGGCTGGTGGACATCGCGAGGAAGCTCAGCATCCCGTTCGTGGTGACCAACGACTCGCACTACACCTACGCCGAGGACCGCGACGCGCACGCGGCGCTGCTGTGCGTGCAGACCGGCAAGACGCTGCAGGACCCGACCCGGTTCAAGTTCGACGGCACCGGCTACCACCTGAAGTCGCCGGACGAGATGCGCGCGATCGACTCCTCCGACGCCTGGCAGGAGGGGTGCCGCAACACCCTGCTGGTGGCCGAGAAGGTCGACACCACCGGCATGTTCACCTTCCAGAACCTGATGCCGCGCTACCCGACCCCCGGCGGCCAGTCCGAGGCCGAGTACTTCCGCGAGGAGGTCTGGGCGGGCATGCGCCGCCGGTTCCCCGACGGCGTGGACGAGGTGCACGAGAAGCAGGTCGAGTTCGAGATCGACGTCATCCTCCAGATGGGCTTCCCGTCCTACTTCCTGGTGGTCGCCGACTTCATCAACTGGGCCAAGGCGAACGGCATCCGCGTCGGTCCCGGCCGAGGTTCGGCCGCGGGCGCGCTGATCGCGTACGCCATGGGCATCACCGACCTGGACCCGCTGGCGCACGGCCTGATCTTCGAGCGGTTCCTCAACCCGGACCGGGTCAGCCCGCCCGACATCGACATCGACTTCGACGAGCGCCGGCGCGGCGACGTGATCCGGTACGTCACCGAGAAGTGGGGCGTCGACAAGGTCGCCCAGGTGATCACGTTCGGCACGATCAAGGCGAAGGCGGCGATCAAGGATTCCGCCCGCGTGCTGTACGGGCAGCCGGGCTACGCGGTGGCCGACCGGATCTCCAAGGCCATGCCGCCCGCCGTGATGGGCAAGGACATCCCGCTGGCCGGCGTGTTCGACCCGGCGCACAAGCGGTACTCCGAGGCCGCCGAGGTGCGCGCGCTGTACGAGACCGACCCGCAGGTCAAGGAGATCATCGACACCGGCCGCGGCCTGGAGGGCCTGATCCGCAACGCGGGCGTGCACGCCTGCGCGGTGATCATGTCCGCGGAGCCGCTGACGGACCACATCCCGGTCTGGATGCGGCCCCAGGACGGTTCGATCATCACCCAGTTCGACTACCCGACGTGCGAAACGCTCGGCCTGCTGAAGATGGACTTCCTCGGCCTGAGCAACCTGACCACGATCGACGACGCGCTGAAGAACATCGCGCTGAACGGCAAGGGCGACGTCGACATCGCGACCGTGCCCCTGGACGACCGCAAGACCTACGAGCTGCTGGGCCGCGGCGACACCCTGGGCGTGTTCCAGCTCGACGGCGGCGCCCTGCGCGACCTGCTGCGGCTGATGCGGCCGGACAACTTCGAGGACGTCTCGGCCGTCATCGCGCTCTACCGGCCCGGTCCGATGGGCGCGAACTCGCACACGAACTACGCGCTGCGCAAGAACAAGCAGCAGGAGATCGTGCCGATCCACGAGGAGCTGCGCGAACCGCTCGCCGAGATCCTGGACACGACCTACGGCCTGATCGTGTACCAGGAGCAGGTCATGGCGATCGCGCGGAAGGTGGCGGGCTACTCGCTGGCACAGGCGGACCTGCTCCGCCGCGCGATGGGCAAGAAGAAGAAGGAGATCCTCGACAAGGAGTACGAGGGCTTCGAGGCGGGCATGATCGCCAACGGGTACTCGCCCGAGGCGATCAAGACGCTGTGGGACATCCTGGTCCCGTTCGCCGACTACGCGTTCAACAAGGCGCACTCGGCCGCGTACGGCCTGATCGCGTACTGGACCGCGTACCTCAAGGCCAACTACCCCGGCGAGTACATGGCCGCCCTGTTGACCACGAACTCGGACAACAAGGACAAGTCGGCCGTCTACCTGGCCGAGTGCCGCCGGATGGGCATCACCGTGCTGCCGCCGGACGTCAACGAGTCGGAGCGCGAGTTCGTCGCGGTCGGCGACGACATCCGGTTCGGCCTCGGCGCGATCCGCAACGTCGGCGCGAACGTGGTCGACGCGATCATCAAGACCCGCAAGGAGAAGGGCAAGTTCTCCGACTTCTCCGACTTCCTGCGCAAGGTCGACGTCCAGGCTTGCAACAAGAAGGTCGTCGAGTCGCTGATCAAGGCGGGCGCGTTCGACTCGCTCGGCCACCCGCGCAAGGGCCTGCACATGGTGCACGTCGAGGCGGTCGACGCGATCATGCTGACGAAGAAGGAAGAGGCGCGCGGCCAGTTCGACCTGTTCGGCGACGGCGGCGGTGACGGCGACGGCGCCTCGGTGTTCGACGTGAAGATCCCGGAGGAGCACTGGGAGTCCAAGCACCAGCTCACGCTGGAGCGGGAGATGCTGGGCCTGTACGTGTCCGGTCACCCGCTCAACGGCGTGGAGCAGGTGCTCAGCTCCTACTCGGACACCACGATCCCGCGCATCCTGGAAGGCGACGTGCCGGACGGCACGCAGGTCACGCTGGGCGGCATCCTCGCGTCGGTCACCCGCCGGGTGAACAAGAACGGCGAGCCGTGGGCGTCGGCGCAGCTGGAGGACCTGGCCGGTGGCATCGAGGTGCTGTTCTTCCCCAAGAGCTACACGGTGCACGGCATGTCGGTGGCCGAGGACGCGATCGTGCTGGTCAAGGCGCGGGTGGCCAAGCGGGAGGACCGGATCTCGCTGATCGCCAACGACCTGGTCGTGCCGGACCTGTCCGAACTCGGCGCGCAGGCGTTGAAGCTGAAGGTGTCGGCGGCGCGCTGCGACCCGAAGCTGGTGACGTCGCTGAAGGAAGTGCTGTCCGCGCACCCCGGCACCACCGAGGTGCACCTGAACCTCATCATCAACAGCAGCCGCAACACGTTGCTGAAGCTGGACGACGCGCTCCGGGTTACGCCCACGCCGTCCCTTATGGGTGATTTGAAGGCACTCCTGGGACCGGGCTGCTTGGGCTGA